In Mixta intestinalis, the following are encoded in one genomic region:
- a CDS encoding 3-deoxy-7-phosphoheptulonate synthase: protein MNKTDELRTARIDTLVTPATLAQQYPITESIAANVTAARQRIARILNGDDARLLVIIGPCSLHDPRAALDYAARLKVLRDRYQDRLEIVMRTYFEKPRTVVGWKGLISDPCLDGSFRVNEGLGIARKLLLDINALGLPTATEFLDMVIGQFIADLISWGAIGARTTESQIHREMASALSCPVGFKNGTDGNTRIAIDAIRAARVSHMFLSPDKHGQMTIYQTSGNPSGHIIMRGGKVPNYHPQDIAQAAASLRAFDLPERLVIDFSHGNCLKQHRRQCEVAESVAQQIRDGSRAIAGVMIESFLQEGNQPVVSGQPLNYGQSITDPCLSWEQSEAVLALLDEAVASRF, encoded by the coding sequence ATGAACAAAACGGATGAACTGCGTACCGCGCGCATCGATACGCTGGTGACGCCCGCTACGCTGGCCCAACAGTACCCCATTACTGAGAGTATTGCCGCCAACGTGACGGCAGCCCGGCAGCGCATCGCGCGTATTCTCAACGGCGACGATGCGCGCCTGCTGGTGATTATCGGCCCCTGTTCGCTACACGACCCACGCGCCGCGCTCGATTACGCCGCACGGCTTAAGGTGCTGCGCGACCGCTATCAGGATCGGCTGGAAATCGTTATGCGCACCTATTTTGAAAAACCGCGCACCGTGGTGGGCTGGAAAGGGCTGATTTCCGATCCCTGCCTCGACGGCTCGTTTCGCGTTAACGAAGGGCTGGGCATCGCGCGTAAGCTGTTGCTGGATATCAACGCCTTAGGTCTGCCAACCGCCACCGAATTTCTGGATATGGTGATCGGGCAGTTTATTGCCGATCTCATCAGCTGGGGAGCCATTGGCGCTCGCACCACGGAAAGCCAGATTCATCGTGAGATGGCCTCGGCGCTCTCCTGTCCGGTCGGTTTTAAAAACGGCACCGATGGCAATACGCGTATTGCGATTGATGCCATTCGCGCCGCCAGAGTCAGCCATATGTTTCTTTCGCCCGATAAGCATGGGCAGATGACCATCTATCAGACCAGCGGCAATCCTTCCGGCCATATTATTATGCGCGGCGGCAAGGTGCCCAACTATCACCCGCAGGATATCGCCCAGGCGGCAGCCAGCCTGCGGGCATTCGATCTGCCTGAGCGGCTGGTGATCGATTTCAGCCACGGCAACTGTCTGAAGCAGCATCGTCGTCAGTGCGAGGTGGCAGAATCAGTGGCACAGCAGATTCGTGATGGCTCACGCGCTATTGCGGGCGTGATGATTGAGAGCTTTTTACAGGAAGGCAACCAGCCGGTAGTAAGCGGTCAGCCGCTGAACTATGGTCAGTCGATTACCGATCCCTGCCTGAGCTGGGAACAGAGCGAAGCAGTGCTGGCGCTGCTGGATGAGGCGGTCGCAAGCCGCTTTTGA
- the ydiK gene encoding AI-2E family transporter YdiK, which yields MRKLQQDMDLTQILFSLMFILLMIVACFWVVQPFILGFAWASMVVIATWPLMIKLQALLWGRRTLAIIAMTLILLLLFIIPVALLVNSLIDNIGPVVAWATSGDVHLPQLRWLTDVPLIGDKLYSSYHMLLNGGGSALIAKVQPYVGRTTGFFVSQAGHFGRFLLHLGLMLLFSALLYWRGEQVGNGIRHFAFRLAARRGDAAVLLAGQAIRAVALGVVVTALVQGVLGGIGLALSGIPYATLLTVLMILFCLVQAGPLPVLVPAVIWLYWSGDTTWGTVLLVWSCVVGTLDNVLRPVLIRMGADLPMILILSGVIGGLVAFGMIGLFIGPVVLAVSYRLVSVWMHEAPMPDEDPQEVVEELAEHEEEVKQSNHAQ from the coding sequence ATGAGAAAATTGCAACAGGATATGGATTTAACTCAGATCCTTTTCTCGCTGATGTTTATCCTGCTGATGATCGTCGCCTGCTTTTGGGTGGTGCAACCCTTTATCCTGGGGTTTGCATGGGCTTCGATGGTGGTTATCGCCACCTGGCCGCTGATGATCAAATTACAGGCGCTGCTCTGGGGACGGCGAACGCTGGCGATTATCGCCATGACGCTGATTCTGCTGCTGCTGTTTATCATTCCGGTTGCGCTGCTGGTTAATAGCTTAATTGATAACATCGGGCCGGTGGTCGCCTGGGCGACTTCGGGCGACGTGCATCTGCCGCAGCTGCGCTGGCTGACTGATGTTCCACTGATCGGCGATAAGCTCTACTCCAGCTACCATATGCTGCTGAACGGCGGCGGCAGCGCGCTGATTGCCAAAGTCCAGCCCTACGTGGGGCGCACCACCGGCTTTTTCGTTTCCCAGGCCGGGCACTTTGGGCGCTTCCTGCTGCACCTCGGCCTGATGCTGCTGTTCAGCGCGCTGCTCTACTGGCGCGGCGAGCAGGTAGGCAACGGCATTCGCCATTTTGCGTTTCGCCTTGCGGCGCGGCGTGGCGATGCGGCGGTGCTGCTGGCGGGCCAGGCGATCCGTGCGGTAGCGCTGGGCGTGGTGGTGACCGCGCTGGTACAGGGCGTACTGGGCGGTATCGGGCTGGCGCTCTCCGGCATTCCCTACGCCACGCTGCTGACGGTGCTGATGATTCTGTTCTGCCTGGTGCAGGCGGGGCCGCTGCCGGTGCTGGTTCCGGCGGTGATCTGGCTCTACTGGAGCGGCGATACCACCTGGGGAACCGTACTGCTGGTCTGGAGCTGCGTGGTAGGTACGCTGGATAACGTACTGCGTCCGGTGTTGATTCGTATGGGTGCCGATTTGCCGATGATCCTGATTCTGTCCGGCGTTATCGGCGGGCTGGTCGCTTTCGGTATGATTGGCCTGTTTATCGGCCCGGTCGTGCTGGCAGTCTCTTATCGACTGGTCTCAGTATGGATGCATGAGGCACCGATGCCGGATGAAGATCCTCAAGAAGTGGTGGAGGAACTGGCCGAACATGAAGAAGAAGTGAAGCAGTCAAACCACGCGCAATAA
- a CDS encoding protein adenylyltransferase SelO, which yields MNFNNTWHDELGGFYTALNPTPLKNARLLYHNAALAGELGLDESWFTPEKSAVWCGETLLPGMAPLAQVYSGHQFGVWAGQLGDGRGILLGEQQLADGRKFDWHLKGAGLTPYSRMGDGRAVLRSTIREFLASEAIFHLGIPGSRALTIVTSDEPVYRETKERGAMLLRVAESHARFGHFEHFFYQGQTQKVRQLADYLIRHHWPMLEQESDRYLLWFSDVVARTARLIAAWQSVGFAHGVMNTDNMSVLGLTLDYGPYGFLDDYQPGYICNHSDYQGRYAFDNQPMIGLWNLNRLAHALSDLLSADRLRQALSGYEPALMAAWGENMRAKLGLLTPQKEDNDLLTGLLALMSREGSDYTRTFRMLSEVQQRESRSPLRDEFIDRAAFDEWYQRYQQRLLKDERSDEERQRLMKSVNPAVILRNYLAQQAIDGAEQGDITMLQHLHRALSDPFSDAPEFADLTRRPPDWSKKIEVSCSS from the coding sequence ATGAATTTTAACAATACCTGGCATGATGAATTAGGCGGATTCTATACCGCGTTGAATCCTACACCACTCAAAAATGCACGCCTGCTCTATCATAACGCGGCGCTGGCTGGCGAGCTGGGGCTGGATGAAAGCTGGTTTACGCCGGAAAAATCCGCCGTCTGGTGCGGTGAAACCCTGTTGCCAGGTATGGCGCCGCTGGCGCAGGTTTACAGCGGACACCAGTTTGGCGTCTGGGCCGGACAGCTGGGCGACGGGCGCGGTATTCTGCTGGGCGAGCAGCAGCTGGCGGATGGGCGTAAGTTTGACTGGCACCTGAAAGGCGCAGGTTTGACACCGTACTCGCGCATGGGCGACGGACGCGCGGTGTTGCGTTCTACCATTCGTGAATTCCTCGCTTCTGAAGCGATCTTTCATCTGGGTATCCCCGGCAGTCGTGCCTTAACCATTGTCACCAGCGATGAACCGGTTTACCGCGAGACAAAGGAACGAGGCGCAATGCTGCTACGCGTGGCGGAAAGCCATGCCCGTTTTGGCCACTTCGAGCACTTCTTCTATCAGGGGCAGACGCAAAAAGTGCGGCAGCTGGCGGATTACCTTATTCGTCATCACTGGCCCATGCTGGAGCAGGAGAGCGATCGCTATCTGCTGTGGTTCAGCGACGTGGTGGCGCGCACCGCACGGCTTATCGCCGCCTGGCAAAGCGTCGGTTTTGCACACGGCGTGATGAATACCGATAATATGTCGGTGCTGGGACTGACGCTTGATTACGGGCCCTACGGTTTTCTGGACGACTATCAGCCGGGCTATATCTGTAACCACTCTGATTACCAGGGGCGCTACGCTTTTGATAATCAGCCGATGATTGGCCTGTGGAACCTTAACCGGCTGGCACACGCTTTATCCGATCTGCTAAGTGCCGATCGGTTACGCCAGGCGCTCAGCGGCTATGAGCCAGCGCTGATGGCTGCCTGGGGCGAAAACATGCGGGCCAAACTGGGCTTGCTGACGCCGCAAAAAGAGGATAACGATCTGCTGACTGGCCTGCTGGCGTTAATGAGCCGGGAGGGCAGCGATTATACCCGAACGTTCCGTATGCTCAGTGAAGTACAGCAGCGGGAGAGCCGCTCGCCATTGCGTGATGAATTTATCGATCGCGCTGCCTTTGACGAGTGGTATCAGCGTTACCAGCAGCGTTTGTTAAAAGATGAGCGCAGCGATGAAGAGCGCCAGCGCCTGATGAAGTCGGTAAATCCGGCGGTGATCCTGCGTAACTATCTGGCGCAGCAGGCGATTGACGGCGCGGAGCAGGGCGATATCACCATGCTACAGCATCTGCATCGGGCGCTTAGCGATCCCTTCAGCGATGCGCCTGAATTTGCCGATTTAACGCGACGTCCGCCAGACTGGAGTAAAAAAATCGAGGTTAGCTGTTCCAGCTAG
- the ppsA gene encoding phosphoenolpyruvate synthase: MSNTGEMPLVLWYSQLGMHDVDRVGGKNASLGEMITNLSSLGVSVPDGFATTAEAFNLFLDQSGVNQRIYTLLDQTDIDDVDELAKAGKQIRQWIVETPFQPELEEAIREAYEQLSADDADASFAVRSSATAEDMPDASFAGQQETFLNVQGIDAVMVAVKHVYASLFNDRAISYRVHQGYDHRGVALSAGVQRMVRSDRASSGVMFTIDTESGFDQVVFITAAWGLGEMVVQGAVNPDEFYVHKPTLQANRPSIVRRNMGSKKIRMVYADSQAHGEQVKIEDVPEADRDRFCLSDDEVQALARQAIQIEQHYKRPMDIEWAKDGHTGKLYIVQARPETVRSNGQVMERYTLHGKGKIVTEGRAIGHRIGAGEVKVIHDISEMNRIQKGDVLVTDMTDPDWEPIMKKAAAIVTNRGGRTCHAAIIARELGIPAVVGCGDATERLKDGHKVTVSCAEGDTGYVYDDLLDFEVKSSQVDEMPVLPLKIMMNVGNPDRAFDFACLPNEGVGLARLEFIINRMIGVHPKALLEFDQQTPELQQQIRELMKGFDDPVEFYVARLTEGIATLGAAFAPKRVIVRLSDFKSNEYANLVGGERYEPEEENPMLGFRGAGRYVADRFRDCFALECEAVKRVRNEMGLTNVEIMIPFVRTVAQAEAVIDELARQGLKRGENGLKVIMMCEIPSNALLAEQFLQHFDGFSIGSNDMTQLTLGLDRDSGVVSELFDERNEAVKALLSMAIRAAKQQGKYVGICGQGPSDHQDFAAWLMEEGIDSLSLNPDTVVQTWLSLAEIK, encoded by the coding sequence ATGTCCAATACAGGCGAAATGCCGCTAGTGCTCTGGTATAGCCAGTTAGGCATGCATGATGTCGATCGCGTGGGAGGCAAAAATGCCTCTCTCGGTGAAATGATTACTAATCTGTCGTCGCTCGGAGTATCCGTCCCGGACGGTTTTGCGACCACCGCTGAAGCATTTAATCTATTTCTCGATCAGAGCGGCGTTAACCAGCGTATTTATACGCTGCTGGACCAAACCGATATTGATGATGTCGACGAGCTGGCGAAAGCGGGCAAGCAGATCCGTCAGTGGATCGTGGAAACGCCTTTTCAGCCGGAGCTGGAAGAGGCGATTCGTGAAGCCTATGAGCAGCTGTCGGCGGATGATGCCGATGCCTCATTTGCCGTGCGATCGTCGGCTACCGCAGAAGATATGCCTGACGCCTCCTTTGCCGGGCAGCAGGAAACTTTCCTTAACGTGCAGGGCATTGATGCGGTAATGGTGGCGGTGAAGCACGTTTACGCCTCGCTGTTTAACGATCGCGCTATCTCTTACCGCGTGCATCAGGGCTACGATCACCGTGGCGTGGCACTTTCCGCAGGCGTACAGCGCATGGTGCGCTCCGATCGCGCCTCTTCCGGCGTTATGTTTACCATCGATACCGAATCGGGCTTCGACCAGGTAGTATTTATCACCGCGGCCTGGGGGCTGGGTGAAATGGTGGTGCAGGGCGCGGTAAACCCCGATGAGTTCTATGTGCATAAACCGACGCTACAGGCTAATCGTCCGTCCATTGTGCGTCGCAATATGGGCTCGAAAAAAATTCGTATGGTATATGCCGATTCGCAGGCGCACGGTGAGCAGGTAAAAATCGAAGATGTGCCGGAAGCGGATCGCGATCGCTTCTGCCTCAGCGATGATGAGGTGCAGGCGCTGGCGCGTCAGGCGATACAAATTGAACAGCACTACAAGCGCCCGATGGATATCGAATGGGCCAAAGATGGGCATACCGGTAAGCTTTACATCGTACAGGCGCGTCCTGAAACCGTTCGTTCTAACGGTCAGGTGATGGAGCGCTATACGCTGCACGGTAAAGGCAAAATCGTTACCGAAGGTCGGGCAATCGGCCACCGTATCGGTGCCGGGGAAGTGAAGGTCATTCATGATATCAGTGAGATGAACCGTATCCAGAAAGGAGACGTGCTGGTTACCGATATGACCGATCCTGACTGGGAACCGATTATGAAAAAGGCGGCGGCCATTGTTACTAACCGTGGTGGGCGTACCTGTCACGCGGCGATTATCGCCCGTGAGCTGGGTATTCCGGCGGTAGTGGGCTGCGGCGACGCCACCGAGCGTTTAAAGGATGGACATAAGGTTACGGTGTCCTGTGCCGAAGGGGATACCGGCTACGTTTATGACGATCTGCTCGATTTTGAAGTGAAGAGTTCGCAGGTGGATGAAATGCCTGTGTTGCCGTTGAAGATTATGATGAACGTCGGTAACCCCGATCGCGCTTTTGATTTCGCTTGCCTACCCAACGAGGGCGTAGGTCTGGCGCGCCTTGAGTTCATTATTAACCGCATGATCGGCGTGCATCCTAAAGCATTGCTGGAATTCGACCAGCAGACGCCAGAGCTGCAACAGCAGATTCGTGAGCTGATGAAGGGCTTTGACGATCCGGTGGAGTTCTATGTAGCGCGTTTGACGGAAGGTATCGCCACGCTGGGCGCAGCATTTGCGCCGAAGCGCGTTATCGTGCGGCTTTCTGACTTTAAATCCAACGAGTATGCCAACCTGGTCGGCGGTGAACGCTACGAGCCGGAAGAAGAGAACCCGATGCTGGGCTTCCGCGGTGCCGGACGCTACGTGGCGGATCGTTTCCGCGACTGTTTTGCTCTGGAATGCGAGGCGGTGAAGCGCGTGCGTAATGAGATGGGCCTGACCAATGTTGAGATCATGATTCCCTTTGTGCGTACCGTAGCGCAGGCGGAAGCAGTGATTGACGAGCTGGCGCGCCAGGGGCTGAAGCGCGGCGAGAATGGCCTGAAAGTGATTATGATGTGCGAAATCCCTTCCAACGCGCTGCTGGCGGAGCAGTTTCTGCAACACTTTGACGGCTTCTCGATCGGCTCTAACGATATGACGCAGCTGACGCTGGGGCTGGATCGTGACTCCGGCGTGGTATCCGAGCTGTTTGACGAACGTAATGAGGCGGTTAAAGCGCTGCTCTCAATGGCGATTCGCGCGGCGAAGCAGCAGGGCAAATATGTCGGTATCTGCGGGCAGGGGCCATCCGATCATCAGGATTTTGCCGCCTGGTTAATGGAGGAAGGCATTGACAGCCTGTCGCTGAATCCCGACACCGTCGTTCAGACCTGGTTAAGCCTCGCCGAAATAAAGTAA
- the ppsR gene encoding posphoenolpyruvate synthetase regulatory kinase/phosphorylase PpsR yields the protein MIMTAERSVFYISDGTAITAEVLGHAVMSQFPVTASSFTLPFVENVQRAQAVKAQINAIFQQSGLRPLVFFSIVQPEVREVILQSEGFCQDIVQALVAPLQQELGIPPAPVVHRTHGLTASNLGKYDARIAAIDYTLAHDDGISLRGLDEAQVILLGVSRCGKTPTSLYLAMQFGVRAANYPFIADDMDNLKLPPALKPHQHKLFGLTIDPERLVAIRQERAENTRYASMRQCRLEVGEVEALFRSHQIRYLNSTNYSVEEIATKILDIMGLTRRMY from the coding sequence ATGATAATGACAGCAGAACGCAGCGTTTTTTATATCTCCGACGGGACCGCCATCACCGCTGAGGTGCTGGGTCATGCGGTGATGTCTCAGTTTCCGGTTACCGCCAGCAGCTTTACCCTGCCTTTTGTGGAAAACGTCCAGCGCGCGCAGGCGGTAAAGGCGCAGATCAACGCCATCTTTCAACAAAGCGGACTGCGTCCGTTGGTCTTTTTTTCTATCGTGCAGCCGGAAGTGCGCGAAGTCATCCTGCAAAGCGAGGGGTTTTGCCAGGATATCGTTCAGGCACTGGTTGCGCCGTTGCAGCAGGAGCTGGGGATCCCGCCTGCTCCGGTCGTTCACCGGACCCACGGCCTGACCGCCAGCAACCTCGGTAAATATGATGCACGTATCGCAGCGATTGATTACACCCTGGCGCATGATGACGGCATCTCACTGCGTGGACTGGATGAGGCGCAGGTAATTTTACTCGGCGTCTCGCGCTGCGGTAAAACGCCGACCAGCCTCTATCTGGCGATGCAGTTTGGCGTACGCGCCGCCAACTATCCATTTATCGCTGATGATATGGATAACCTGAAGCTGCCTCCGGCACTGAAACCCCATCAGCATAAGCTGTTCGGTCTGACTATCGATCCTGAACGACTGGTGGCTATCCGTCAGGAACGTGCGGAGAATACCCGCTACGCATCGATGCGACAGTGCCGCCTTGAAGTGGGCGAAGTCGAAGCGCTGTTTCGCTCCCACCAGATCCGTTACCTCAACAGTACCAATTATTCAGTCGAAGAGATCGCCACCAAAATACTCGATATTATGGGGCTGACACGCCGAATGTATTAA
- a CDS encoding EAL domain-containing protein yields the protein MDLLSRFIDSVHQVSVPQDILLTQFNDEQRLQTLQKQIAVIERYHDFFLKNSIAVVLSLDRYLARIILSSDVLLRKLRSLSALELALSESFPDFKAGRDNPVLSALSDNFKLTLSNFGSGKAPAKAVYDNLFTRIKLDRYFLQQALKRASFPSMLKALIQQLSDHCQQFIVQGVDSADTLEKISSFAFSGLQGALFPPVPETQLTTLTEPPGGFSGWRC from the coding sequence GTGGATCTTCTGTCCCGTTTTATTGATTCTGTACATCAGGTTAGCGTGCCGCAGGATATTTTGCTGACGCAGTTTAATGACGAGCAGCGTTTGCAAACTCTGCAAAAGCAAATCGCTGTTATTGAGCGTTATCACGATTTTTTCCTGAAAAATAGCATCGCGGTGGTATTGAGTCTCGATCGCTATCTGGCCCGCATTATTTTATCCAGTGATGTCCTGCTCAGGAAATTACGTTCACTGTCGGCGCTGGAGTTAGCGCTTAGCGAAAGCTTCCCCGATTTTAAAGCGGGCAGGGATAACCCGGTATTAAGCGCGCTAAGCGATAATTTTAAATTAACCCTGAGCAACTTTGGTTCAGGCAAAGCTCCGGCAAAAGCGGTTTACGATAATCTGTTTACGCGCATTAAGCTGGATCGCTATTTTTTGCAGCAGGCGCTGAAGCGCGCCTCTTTTCCTTCGATGCTGAAGGCGCTGATTCAGCAGCTGAGCGATCACTGTCAGCAGTTTATCGTGCAGGGCGTGGACAGCGCCGATACGCTGGAAAAAATTTCTTCCTTTGCCTTTAGCGGCCTTCAGGGGGCGCTGTTCCCGCCGGTGCCGGAAACTCAGCTGACTACCTTAACCGAGCCGCCAGGCGGCTTTTCCGGCTGGCGCTGCTGA
- a CDS encoding C40 family peptidase: MRIGVLLLLSFLMVGCSHHAPPPNSRLSDSITVIAELNDQLSRWHRTPYRYGGLSRRGVDCSGFVYLTFRERFNLQLPRTTRAQTDIGTRIDKDQLLPGDLVFFKTGRGDNGLHVGIYDTDNQFIHASTSQGVIRSSLDNSYWQKVFWQARRI, translated from the coding sequence ATGCGAATCGGCGTGTTGCTGTTACTTAGTTTTCTTATGGTCGGCTGTAGCCATCACGCGCCGCCGCCCAACAGCCGCCTTTCCGATTCTATTACCGTGATTGCTGAACTCAACGATCAGCTAAGCCGCTGGCACAGGACGCCTTATCGCTACGGTGGCCTCAGCCGACGCGGTGTGGATTGCTCAGGCTTTGTTTATTTAACCTTCCGTGAGCGGTTTAATCTCCAGTTGCCGCGTACCACGCGCGCGCAAACCGATATTGGCACACGCATCGATAAAGATCAGCTGCTGCCGGGCGATCTGGTCTTTTTTAAAACCGGACGTGGTGATAATGGCCTGCACGTCGGTATCTATGACACCGATAATCAATTTATTCACGCTTCTACCAGTCAGGGGGTAATCCGATCTTCGCTGGATAACAGCTACTGGCAAAAAGTTTTTTGGCAGGCCCGGCGCATCTAA
- the btuD gene encoding vitamin B12 ABC transporter ATP-binding protein BtuD — MLTVEQAAVAGRLHPFSGQVSAGEIVHLLGPNGAGKSTLLARVAGLLTGQGEVRLDERSLKAWSPKALARRRAWLPQQQPPPGEMAVWHYLQQHIVTSSLSERLLPQLLHAFQLENKLTRSVMQLSGGEWQRVRLTAVLLQVWAQVDRPPGLLLLDEPYGGLDVAQQRALDNQLNAFRAAGGAVMLSGHDINHSLHQAQRVWLMRSGKVIQQGSVETVMQPATLSAVYDLSFRRLEADGESWLIAGELR, encoded by the coding sequence ATGTTAACAGTAGAACAGGCGGCGGTAGCCGGTCGCCTGCATCCCTTTAGCGGCCAGGTTAGCGCTGGCGAAATCGTACATCTGCTCGGCCCTAACGGTGCCGGAAAAAGCACGCTGCTGGCGCGCGTTGCCGGTCTGCTGACCGGGCAGGGCGAGGTGCGGCTGGATGAGCGTTCGCTAAAAGCATGGTCACCAAAAGCGCTGGCGCGGCGTCGGGCCTGGCTACCGCAGCAACAGCCGCCGCCGGGAGAGATGGCCGTCTGGCATTATCTACAGCAGCACATCGTTACCTCATCGCTATCGGAAAGGTTACTGCCGCAGTTGCTGCACGCTTTTCAGCTGGAGAATAAGCTGACGCGTTCGGTGATGCAGCTCTCCGGCGGGGAATGGCAGCGGGTGAGGCTGACGGCGGTATTGCTTCAGGTATGGGCGCAGGTTGATCGGCCGCCTGGGTTGCTGTTGCTTGATGAACCTTACGGTGGGCTGGATGTGGCGCAGCAGCGTGCGCTGGATAACCAGCTTAACGCGTTTCGTGCGGCGGGTGGCGCGGTCATGCTTAGCGGGCACGATATTAATCACAGCCTGCATCAGGCGCAGCGCGTCTGGCTGATGCGTAGCGGCAAGGTCATCCAGCAGGGCAGCGTGGAGACGGTTATGCAGCCCGCTACGCTGAGTGCCGTTTACGATCTCTCTTTTCGTCGGCTGGAGGCCGATGGCGAAAGCTGGTTAATTGCCGGAGAGCTACGCTGA